A stretch of the Gracilinanus agilis isolate LMUSP501 chromosome 4, AgileGrace, whole genome shotgun sequence genome encodes the following:
- the FCAMR gene encoding high affinity immunoglobulin alpha and immunoglobulin mu Fc receptor: protein MANLLETECLNYNPHNTCEPPTLPQTGEGGTYLRAGWKVIPLFILCLLQATSTLKCPRLVAGDPGGTVTIECHYTPTPANKHQRKYWCRLSFPQRVCHTIISTNIFISQSYKDRVTLVDFPSQGMFVVTLAQLAPEDTGYYRCGIGPRTDIFFSSMNLTISTGSANLTIPSSVIPRTSLATRVQIMEILGTTTSVIGRLELNTTLLAEGWETRTIRRDTTPVAVTQAPGITGATTTVTGGQDLDATLFTEGWERRTRKRENTLAKVTQAPGTIGATTSVTDGQHLDTTLFTGGRETRTSGRKNTLAEVTQAPGIIGPTTTVTSGQVPKTIETITSAPGSQAFDTTLVIKGQGSEICRGHPTPTIITKASENIGIITSVTGRQGSGILGGTIPAAGRRDLDTTLVAKGEEAGIIRETLTLAKVTQPLEHTSSKDIQASGTVRLIIPDTGDWVLKTTRTPEPVPERQTTEAKGTSNITEGGLVLETRAGIKTIVGTVRERRSTIRNVNRLIEATLNTGIPPVTTRNITGTPRPSTTVRDNLREVTPGTDQQTWGTIRAIALDVDVSGWFSQTNRRGKISTLGGTAATDRQNPSEEPLRRIPGVALLIPPSNKSNKENSPPDQRRISQILIIFSTVLLPLVLLVLLLLQRKLQKRISLRTQEMPMLSLIQLTNFQDLPEKLSKEQLQPQEV, encoded by the exons atggcgaaccttttagagactgagtgcttaAATTACAACCCTCACaacacatgtgagccccccaccttaccccagacaggagaggga GGCACTTACCTCAGGGCAGGATGGAAAGTGATCCCCCTCTTCATCTTGTGTTTGCTTCAAG ctACTAGTACTTTGAAATGTCCAAGATTGGTGGCTGGGGATCCTGGGGGAACGGTCACCATTGAGTGCCATTATACCCCCACACCAGCTAACAAACACCAGAGGAAATATTGGTGCCGCTTGTCCTTCCCTCAGAGGGTCTGCCATACCATCATCTCCACCAACATCTTCATCAGCCAGAGCTACAAGGACCGAGTGACTCTTGTGGACTTCCCCAGCCAGGGCATGTTTGTAGTGACCTTGGCCCAGTTGGCACCTGAAGATACAGGGTACTATCGCTGTGGCATTGGACCTAGAACAGATATATTCTTCTCCAGCATGAATCTGACCATCTCTACAG GTTCTGCCAACCTCACAATTCCCTCAAGTGTCATCCCTAGGACATCTTTGGCTACCAGAGTCCAGATTATGGAAATCCTTGGGACAACAACTTCAGTTATAGGTAGACTGGAACTTAACACAACCCTACTTGCAGAAGGATGGGAGACAAGAACCATCAGAAGAGATACCACTCCAGTTGCAGTCACCCAGGCACCAGGAATCACTGGAGCAACAACTACAGTTACAGGTGGACAGGACCTTGACGCAACTTTGTTTACAGAGGGATgggagagaagaaccaggaaaagagAGAACACTCTAGCTAAAGTCACCCAGGCACCAGGAACCATTGGAGCAAC AACTTCAGTTACAGATGGACAGCACCTTGACACAACTTTGTTCACAGGGGGACGGGAGACAAGAACCAGTGGAAGAAAGAATACCCTAGCTGAAGTTACCCAGGCACCAGGAATCATTGGACCAACAACTACGGTTACAAGTGGACAGGTTCCAAAGACtattgaaacaataacttcagcTCCAGGGAGTCAGGCCTTTGATACAACCCTGGTTATAAAAGGACAGGGGTCAGAAATTTGCAGAGGACACCCAACTCCAACCATAATCACCAAGGCCTCAGAGAACATTGGAATAATTACTTCAGTTACAGGTAGACAGGGTTCAGGAATTCTTGGAGGAACAATTCCAGCTGCAGGCAGACGGGATCTTGACACAACTCTGGTTGCAAAAGGAGAGGAGGCAGGAATTATCAGAGAAACTCTAACCTTAGCTAAAGTCACTCAACCACTGGAGCACACATCAAGCAAAGATATACAGGCTTCAGGAACAGTTAGATTAATAATTCCAGATACTGGTGATTGGGTTCTAAAGACCACAAGAACACCAGAACCAGTTCCAGAGAGGCAGACTACAGAAGCCAAAGGAACATCAAACATAACGGAAGGTGGTTTAGTCTTGGAAACAAGAGCAGGAATAAAAACTATTGTAGGAACCGTTAGAGAAAGGAGATCAACCATTAGAAATGTAAATCGACTAATTGAGGCAACTCTGAACACTGGAATACCTCCAGTTACCACCAGAAATATTACAGGAACCCCCAGACCTTCAACAACAGTCAGAGACAATCTCAGAGAAGTAACTCCAGGTACAGACCAACAGACTTGGGGGACCATCAGAGCCATAGCCCTAGATGTAGATGTGAGTGGCTGGTTCTCACAAACCAATAGAAGAGGGAAAATTTCAACTTTAGGAGGAACAGCTGCTACTGATAGACAAAACCCGTCAGAGGAACCACTGAGAAGAATCCCAGGGGTAGCACTCCTGATTCCTCCTAGCAACAAGTCCAACAAAGAGAA TTCTCCTCCGGATCAGAGACGAATCTCCCAGATCCTGATCATTTTCTCTACTGTGTTGCTCCCtcttgttctcctggttctgttgcTACTGCAAAGGAAGCTTCAAAAGAGGATCT CTCTTCGGACCCAGGAGATGCCCATGCTTTCTCTAATCCAGCTGACTAACTTTCAAGATCTCCCTGAGAAGCTGAGCAAGGAACAACTGCAGCCCCAGGAAGTCTAA